Genomic segment of Streptomyces zhihengii:
TGAAGGCGGACGGCGCCGGCCCACCGCCCCCGGAACCCGCCGACGAGCCGCCGTCCGACGAGCCGCCGGACGAGGATCCACCGCCCGAACCGCCGGTGGGCGCGTCCGAGGGCCCGGAGCCTCCCGGGGCGGCGGTCCCGCCCGAGGCCCCGGAGGACACCGCGCCGCCGGAGCCGTCGCCGGGCCCGTCCCCGCCCCGGCCGTCGTCCGCGCCCGGAGCGCCGGCTTCCGTGCCGTCCTTCTCCCCCTGCCGGCCGTCCGCGCCCGCGGAGGCGGAGGCCGAGGAACCGGCGCTCGCCGACGCGGTGGGTGACGCGGCCCGGTCGCCGGGGGCCGTGGGGGAGGGCGAGGCCGAGGCCGACGGCGGCAGCGCGTTCGTGCCCGGCCGGTCGAACGCGTAGGGCAGGAGCTGGAACGAGAGCGTGCTCCCCGCCACGACGACCGGGATCACGATCGCCAGCACCTTCCGTCTGCGGCGCCGCTCGGCGCGCGGGCTCCGCTCGGCGTCGGCCAAGGGCGCGGACCCGGCGGAGGCGTCCGCTCCCGGCCCGGCGGAGGTGTCCGGTCCGGGCAGGTCCTTCGCGTCCGGCACGTGCTCCGCGAAGGCGGCGCGCACCGCGAGCGGCCCGCTCACGGCGTCCGGCCACGGCGGGGGCCCCGGCGGGATGCGGCGGCCGGCGGTCTCCACCAGGTCCGCCGCGGTCGGCCTGACCCCGGGATCCTTGTCCAGGCAGGCGGCGACGACGTCGGCCAGTTCCGCGTCCAGCGCGCGCAGCGCCGCCAGGTCGGGGGCCTCGTGGACGATCCGGTACAGCACGCCGTGGCCCGACTCGTCCCCGAAGGGGGGCCGGCCGCTGCCCGCGTACGCCAGCACCGAGCCGAGCGCGAAGACGTCAACGGCGCCGGTGGAGCTCCGCGCCCCCGAAGCCTGCTCGGGGGACATGTAGGCCGGGGTGCCGACCACCATCCCGGTGCGGGTGACCTGGCTCTGCTCCGCCGCGCGCGCGACGCCGAAGTCGATCAGCGTGACACCGTCGAGGGTCAGCATCACGTTGGAGGGCTTCACGTCCCGGTGGACCATGTCCAGTGCGTGCACGTCCGCCAGGCCCGCCGCGGTCTCCCGCAGCAGCCGCCAGAGCGCTGGTGCGGGCAGCGGTCCGCCGTGCGCCGCCAGCGCCTGGCTCAGGGTCAGACCCGGTACCCAGGCGGTGGCGAACCAGGGCGGCTGTGCCGTCCGGTCCCCGTCGAGCAGCCGGGCCGACGCCCGCTCGGGCAGCCGCGCGAGGTTGTCCAGCTCCTGGCCGAACCGCCGCAGGAAGTCCTTGTCCTCCGCCGCGATCGAGGGGAGGAGCTGCTTGACGGCCGCGAACCGCCCCTGGTGCACGCCGAGGTAGACCCGGCCCATCCCGCCGGCCCCGAGCCGACCGAGCAGCGGAATCGGGCCGATCCGGCGCGGATCGCCCTCACCCAGCGGCTCCGCGCCGCTGCCCGTCGGATCCAGCTCCGTCCGCCCGTCCACCTTCTCGCGCCTCCACAGCGATGCGGCCCCGCCCGGGCCGTGAACTCCCCCCGCCCCACACGGACGGGCGCACGGCCTCCACGGTTCCCGTGGCGGCGGCAATCACCCTATAGAAAACGGGAGTTGAGCGACCCCGTACGCCCGCCGGCCTCCCGGCGCCCGCCCCCCGGGGTGGCCGTCAGATCTCGACGAGGACGGTGAACGGGCCGTCATTGGTGAGCGACACCCGCATCCGGGCACCGAAGCGGCCGGTCGCCACGGTCGCCCCCAGCGCCCTGAGCTGGGCGACGACCTCGTCGACGAGGGGTTCGGCCACCGGGCCGGGGGCGGCGGCGTTCCAGGTGGGCCGGCGCCCCTTGCGGGCGTCCCCGTAGAGGGTGAACTGCGAGACCACCAGCAGCGGCGCGTCCACGTCCGAGCAGGACTTCTCGTCCGTGAGCATACGAACCGACCATAGTTTGCGGGCCAGTTGGGCCGCCTTCTCCGGTGTGTCGTCGTGGGTGACCCCCACCAGCACACACAGGCCCTCGCCCGTGATCTCGCCCACCGTCTCGGGGCCCGTCTCACCCGGTACGACGACGCTCGCGCCGTCCACCCTCTGCACCACTGCACGCATGCGGAGAAAACTACCTGGCCGCCATTCGGGGCCGAACAGGTGCAGACCGACTCCGCCGGGGGTACCGGGGTGGCACCATGCACGCAGGCGGTGCAGTCCCGCGGCCCATCGGGCCCCGGGTGGCCCATGCACCGGTCGCGAGGGGACGGACGACGCACATGACCACATCTGGCGCCGGGCCTCGGCTCGGCCCCGTACCGAGCTGCCCGGCGGACGTCGCGGGGGATCTTCCGGCTCCCGCCCGCCCGCCCCGGCCCCGTGGCGGAGACCTGCTCCCCGAGACCCCGGAGCCCGATCTGGGGGGTCTGCGGCTGCCGGAACTGCGGGCGCTGCGCCGGGACGCGCAGCGCGACGAGGCGGACCTCAGCTATGTGCGGCGCCTCGTCCAGGGCCGGCTCGACATCCTCCGGGCCGAGGTCGCCCGCCGCGCCGACCCGGAGGCCCCCGTGGTCGACCGGCTCTCCGAGATCCTGGCCGACGCGCCCTCCCGCCGCGGCTCCTCGGCCCGGCACGTCACGCTCTCCACGCCGCACGGCGAGGAGTACCGGCGGCTGGCGTCCGACATGCTCGACGAGGTCGGCCTCTCGGACCTCGGCGCCCGGACGGACGACGAGCTGCACGACGCGATGGGGCGGCTGCTCGCCTACGAGCAGCGGGTGTCCCGGCGCCGCCAGCAGCTCCAGCGGACGGCCGACGATTGCAGCGCCGAGATCGCCCGCAGGTACCGTGAAGGCGAAGCACAAGTAGACGACCTGCTCATCTGACGCGGGGCGGCCGGGGCGATCCCCCGGCGCCGCCGCCGGGGTGCGGGTCGCCCGTCCCGGAAGGCCGTCCACCATGACCTCCTCCGTCGCCCCCGTCAGCGCGGCCATACCCCCGGTCCTCGCCGAGGTCGTCCGTTCCGGCTTCGTCGAGGGCCACCACCGGGGATCGCTGGTGCTGCTGGGCGCGGACGGAAGCGTCGAGCTGGCGGTCGGCGACCCGTCGGCCCCCGTCTTCCCCCGCTCGTCGAACAAGCCCATGCAGGCCGCCGCCGTGCTCCGGGCCGGTCTCGACCTCGCGGGCGAGCGGCTGGCCCTGGCCGCCGCGAGCCACTCGGGAGAGGACTTCCACCTCGACCTGGTGCGCAAGATGCTCGCCGAGTTCTCGCTCTCCGCCGACGAACTGCGCACCCCGCCGGACCTGCCGCTCGACCCGGTCGCCGCCGAGACCTACCTGGCCACCGGGCACGTCCGGGACCGGGTCACCATGAACTGCTCCGGCAAGCACACGGCCATGCTGGCCGCCTGCGAGCTGAACGGCTGGGACCGCGCGACCTATCTGGACCCGGGACACCCCCTCCAGCGCCTGGTGCA
This window contains:
- a CDS encoding serine/threonine protein kinase, producing MDGRTELDPTGSGAEPLGEGDPRRIGPIPLLGRLGAGGMGRVYLGVHQGRFAAVKQLLPSIAAEDKDFLRRFGQELDNLARLPERASARLLDGDRTAQPPWFATAWVPGLTLSQALAAHGGPLPAPALWRLLRETAAGLADVHALDMVHRDVKPSNVMLTLDGVTLIDFGVARAAEQSQVTRTGMVVGTPAYMSPEQASGARSSTGAVDVFALGSVLAYAGSGRPPFGDESGHGVLYRIVHEAPDLAALRALDAELADVVAACLDKDPGVRPTAADLVETAGRRIPPGPPPWPDAVSGPLAVRAAFAEHVPDAKDLPGPDTSAGPGADASAGSAPLADAERSPRAERRRRRKVLAIVIPVVVAGSTLSFQLLPYAFDRPGTNALPPSASASPSPTAPGDRAASPTASASAGSSASASAGADGRQGEKDGTEAGAPGADDGRGGDGPGDGSGGAVSSGASGGTAAPGGSGPSDAPTGGSGGGSSSGGSSDGGSSAGSGGGGPAPSAFMLKNAENGKCVTYGAGNSPHDGACSGTAATWSFRTVSGGVFRIVNGREGDCMDANTLGHQVMSFSCGGGTDHQWRSGADGSIRSVRTGGCLDLSGLSGTNVVTETCDGSASQRWTRV
- the dtd gene encoding D-aminoacyl-tRNA deacylase — translated: MRAVVQRVDGASVVVPGETGPETVGEITGEGLCVLVGVTHDDTPEKAAQLARKLWSVRMLTDEKSCSDVDAPLLVVSQFTLYGDARKGRRPTWNAAAPGPVAEPLVDEVVAQLRALGATVATGRFGARMRVSLTNDGPFTVLVEI
- a CDS encoding RsiG family protein; this encodes MTTSGAGPRLGPVPSCPADVAGDLPAPARPPRPRGGDLLPETPEPDLGGLRLPELRALRRDAQRDEADLSYVRRLVQGRLDILRAEVARRADPEAPVVDRLSEILADAPSRRGSSARHVTLSTPHGEEYRRLASDMLDEVGLSDLGARTDDELHDAMGRLLAYEQRVSRRRQQLQRTADDCSAEIARRYREGEAQVDDLLI
- a CDS encoding asparaginase, translated to MTSSVAPVSAAIPPVLAEVVRSGFVEGHHRGSLVLLGADGSVELAVGDPSAPVFPRSSNKPMQAAAVLRAGLDLAGERLALAAASHSGEDFHLDLVRKMLAEFSLSADELRTPPDLPLDPVAAETYLATGHVRDRVTMNCSGKHTAMLAACELNGWDRATYLDPGHPLQRLVHSVVEEAAGEKVAAVGTDGCGAPLMAISLTGLARAFRHFVLAAPGTAERRVADAMRAHPEYVAGTRRPDTWLMREVPGTLSKMGAEAVQAVALEDGRALAFKIDDGAGRALGPVLARALRLMGVDAPVLDRIGHMPLLGGGDEVGEVRAAF